ggctattctcaatgtgaaggtgggacttcatctccacaaggacagtgcggtggtcacttttacctacACAGTCATGAAGAGATGCTTCTTAAAATTAAAGTTCCACTGTTGGCCGTTGGAACTCATGTCCCCAGGAGTCTGGCTGGAGGTTATGGATTGCTAACCTAGTGACGTTAGTACTATTCTACCTCCCTTAGACTGAGACTGCGTTGGAGCTGAGCCACAAGCCATGATATAGCTCACAGGAAGTGCCAGTACACCCACCAGCCCACAGGGTGAGCTATTGAGTGGTCAATTGAggttgtggttagcactgctaccttacagtgcaacggacctgggtttgagtccaCCCTCAGGCAACCATCCATGTGGAGCTTGCATGCCATActcggtcaaatgtggccttgatgtcaagggctgtcactctcacctcacctctgaaattcagctcttttgtccacgtttgaaccaaggctgtaatgaggtcaggagctgagtgaccctggcgaaacccaaactgggcaccgctgagcaggttattgctgagcaggtgttgatAGCGCTGTTGAGGACCCCTttcatcattttgctgatgatagagagtagactgattgggcagtaattagccgggttggatttgtcctgctttttgtgtacaggacatacctgtacaattttccacattggagcttgcatgttctctcactgtctgcgtgggtttcctctgggtgctccggtttcctcccagagtccaaagatgtgcaggttagaggaattgaccgtgctaaattgctcatagtgctcagggatgtgtagactaggtgggctagccatgggaaatgcagggttacagggatagggtggagggatgggtctgtgtgggaagCTCTTTGGAGATCCAGTGTGGACTAGATTAGCCAATAGCCTACTTTCagtctgtagggattctattaagtGATCGGAAATTCCCTGGGTTACGAAGGATGGCAAGCAGTGGACAGGACCTTAAATCATCAGCAAGACTGCCAGTACAGGCAAGTTGAGTGAAACAGCAGTCGTTTAATGACTTATTAGCCATGTTACAAAGGTTGTTCCCAACTGCAGGTACAGCTCAAAGAAACACCGTATTAGAAGCTAACTTCAGACTCCTACATCCACAGTGTGCTCTCAAACTCTGCAAGCCAGCTGCAGAGCGCCTCTTCGATTTACCTTGTCAAGGAGTCACAGCCAACACAAACATGAGGTAAAACAGGTGTCCTCTCACAATTAGCATGGGTCTGAGCTTGGAACGATGAAAAACGAAGACTGCACTTTTGTGTTGCTCTGATGATCAGGAACCATTTAACCATAAATGAAAACCAACCCCACAGGTTCGGCAAGCTCTGTCCCATCGTCGCACTCACGCGGCTGACCGGGTGATCCACAGCCTGAGAACGTGGTCCAGAGAAGACAGCTCTGTGTTCGAACTCTCCCCAGCTGCAACACCGTGAAACCCCCGCCTGGCCCCCATCTCATGAGGAACCGTCAGATCAGAGTTCACGGGAGGGAACCCTCGTAAGGTCAAATATAAGCACATTTTTTTTGATAAATACACACAGCTTTGAGGCACTCCGAGTAAAGTACTGTGAGAAGAGGTGGGGCATGAAGACCTGTGAAGGCTTAAACAGTTACAGATTGTTTCCTAAAgacaaaattttttaaaaacacaactttaaatagaagaAGCACTGTGCAATTAAACCACACTGTTCCATAATCAATAAGCTGCTAACTCCATTGGTCCAAGAATGAATATAGGGCTCTCAATTTAGGACCTGTCTTAAACTCCAAGATCCTAGCCAATTGTTTGTGGTTTTGGAATGCGCTTCCTAAGGCTTGTTGGAGAGCAGCTTCCGAATGATCACAGTTTTTTTTGCTCATTCACCCACTTAAGCAGGGACTGTGAAGACAGTGAGTGTATTCCACTGGAGTGTGACTTTGGATgttaaatggtgaaatttgaatccaatttttaaaaatctgcattaAGCGGTCTAATAATGTCTATGAAAGCAGTGTTGGGAAAACATCCAGTTGGTTCACTAGGGAAAGAAGctgctggtctggcctacatgtgactccagacccacagcattgtagttgacccttaattcccctctgagcaattaaggacaggtaataaatgcttgtCTGGTCAGTGGTGccttcatcctatgaatgaattttaaagaaTGTGGACTGATCATTTGTCAACTACAATGCCATTACTCTCTTGCATTCCAGACAGAAAACTGGGCCTTATGAAAGATCAAACCAATGATCTGACCATTGTTGCGTATTTTGACTGAACTATTGCAATTTAAATGACCAAGCAAATAAATCTGAACTCAACGGACACTATCCCACTTAATGCATCACCATGGCATGTCAGACATGGCATGGTATGATGGTACAGTGGTTATATTATGGGACAAGTAACTCAGAGCCTGAGCTAACGGCCTGGGCTCAGATCCCCACCACAATAActagaaatttaaattcaattgagAAAATGACATGAAATTTGTGGATTACCatgaaaatccatttggttcactaatgtccttcagggaaggggaGCTTCCATTTTTACCTGGTCCACGTGACTCCTGAACCACAGCAATGCAgcctggcatggtggttcagtgattagcactgctgcctcacagcgccagggagctaggttcgattcctgcctcggatgactctctgtgtggagtttgcacattctcctatgtctgtgtgggtttcgtccgggtgctctggtttcctcccacagcccacagatgtgcaggtcgggtgaattggccatgctaaattacccatagtgttcagggatgtgtaggttaggtgcattaaccaggggaaatgtagagtaggggaatgggtctggatgggttaccctttggagggtgagtgtggacttgttgggcctgtttccacactgtagggattcgatgactcaatgactcttaaGTGCCCTTAGATATGGGGAACAGGACACAGATGGATTCAAGAAGGTGATTTGCCACCAACCTCAAGGGACATTAGGAATGGGCACCACATACTGCCAGGGATGCCCATGTTCCATGGATGTAAAAACAAGGCCCAGTACCTCTTCTCTATTTCACATTCAGTGTACACAGGCACGGCACAGATTTCAATCGGAATGGATTGGTATGTCCCAATAATTTAAAGGAGAGAGCAGGCATCAAAGTTCCAAAGGGAAGTGTAGCAGAACCTATCTCACTGGGCGACACGAGGCTGGGGAGGTAACAATCTGGTGAGTTAAGACGGAATCCAGGGAAATGcaactttaacttttaaaaatcagACAGAGTTTGACACTTCTGTATCACCATCGCTCCAAATCTCAACCCTGGATGGGCAGGTTTGGTTAAAATCAGCACTCTGTGTTAGCACTGCAATAGGAATTTCTCAAACCAGCTCCCCGTACCAGACTGACGGGCATAGCTAGCACTGGGAATACCAgcgaagctcagcaggtctggcaacatctgcggagaaagttaatgttttgagtccagtatgactttcTTCACAATACCATAACTACTCAATCAGAGGCACTGAGTTGGGAGGTCTCTTGACTAACGGTGATCGGTTGTTCCTGGAGCAGTACAATGAAGGTTGGGTTCAAGTCTTGGCATGTGTCCCTAGCCTGAGCCTGTACTTGGTGCTTCTCGGGGCCTCTGGTTGTCTTCAGATCATGCTTAACACCCTGAGAATGAGCGAGAACCTCATAAAATCAAAATGAAGATTTTGTCTGTGTAACCAATTCATTCTTGGACCAGTGCGTGCTCTCCTACATGGATTATAATAGCACCTAGACAGACATAAACGTTCAAATAGAACATATGCCAGAGTTATCCTGCTCAGACACACAGAAACTCCCACCTACACCCATTTAGAAAGAAATCAAATGCTATTTTCctgcttgcaaaacaaacaaaattggCAGAGACCCCAAAAATGTAGCTCTAAAACCTCAAACATAGACTGCAACCCCCTCAAATGTAACCCCAAATGTAAAATTCATTCTCAAAAATAGAATCTTCATGTCCTAAAGCCAGCTGCATACTCGGATGAAAAGACTGCTTGAAATTCTATTAAAATATTCTATAAGTTAAAACTGAAGTGAATTCAAGCCCTTTCCTATAATTCGATAATTCAATCTAAAGGCAAAATTCAATACAAATAAGATTAAGTTTCTCTGTAACCCTGTGTCCCACCCCTACTCTAACACCACACTAAATCTTTATAAAATCAagtcataaaaatattttttttttctctccttaatAAATAAATCTCTCATTTAGTATGTGTTTAATAAATCTGTGTTCCCATTGTCAACTGTTTTTCTGGCGTCTGTTTCACAATTTGCAGGTGCCTCCGAAAGACCATTGCACATCTCGGGTTTGTCCTGCACCTTATGGTGTTGTGTTGTTGCAGGAGGTCAGAGCAGGAATCTGAAAGTCTACGATTGCGCTGCAGTTTCCAGCCAGTCACCAGCCAGATGCCCGGCTCTCCCCAGTTGCCCCTCCACCCCCACTTGCGCCAACCTTGCCACCCTCCCACCCCTTCAACCCTCACCCGCCTCCCCCGGGTTAAACCATCCCAAAGTGTCTCCTGTCTTCCAGCAGGCTGGCGGAGCGGTTGGCCAGAGTCTCCGCGTCCCTGACCAGCTTGTAGCCGAAGAGCTTCATGGTGGGCTCGCACACCTTCTGGACCACCTCAGCGATCTTGAAGGGCAGGGCGAGCCGCCACTTCTCGAACTGCTCCGAGGAGTTCTTGTGCGTCGAGTAGAGGTTGTCACTGCCGGGAGAGCTCTGGGTGTTGATGTGGATCCACTTCTTGACCTCCGGGGTGATGGAGATGCCGGCGAAGCGGTACATCTCGTGGGCTCGCTTCACGGGCTCCAGGGCGACGTCCTCATAGCGCATCAGCAGGAAGCGGTCCTTGAGCCAGGCGGGCTGGCTGAGGCCTAGCTGGGCCGACGCCCGCAAGCTCTCGCAGTTGCCACGCAGCTTGGCAAGCTCCTCGTCGTCAGGCACCACCCCCTGGTCGGCCCACTTCTTCCAGGCCTCGTACTTGCCAGGGAAGGCCACCATGCGGGAGGCCAGCACGGCGCGGGGGTCGCGCACCAGCTGGATGACCCGCAGGTCCATGCGCAGGTCCTCCACCAGCGGCCGCAGGAACTCCAGCTGCCGCAAGCGCACCGTCTTCATGGCCACGTGCTGCTTCTGGCGGCAGGCCTGCGTCGCCAGCGTCAGGTTGAGGAGGCCGCAGCGGCGCAGGCGGCACGGGAAGCGCTCACTGGAGCCGCCAGCCCCACGCTTGGGCGGCGTGCAGACCGCGCCCTCGCACAGCGAGCGGCTGGAGCCGCGCCGGAAGAGGAAGGCGGTGACGTGGCGCTCGGGCATGGGCAGCAGGAAGTTCTCCAGCACGTACAAGTCGCACAGCAGCAGCTGCTGCACCACGTCGCGGTAGACGATGGACGAGGCCACAGCGTTGGCGCCCTTTGGCTCAAAGGTCACCGTCCTCTCCACGTGCCACAGGGGCTCGAAGAGGTAGAAGATGTCGCCGTTCTGATTGAAGAACTCGCCCACAAAGGACGAGCCTGTCCTGGTCGTTGCCATCAGGATGAGGTGCCTCCTGCCCGAAGGCCCACGCGAGTCCTCCCACTTGACGGCCGCCCGTGGCGATGCGCAGTTCAGCACAGACGAGCTGGTGCCAGCGAGAAGGGAGTCATTCTCTGTCAGGGCCCGGGCTGAAATGCTGCTGTTTAACCCCACCAAGTCAACCGGCGGGAATTTCAATGTGAGCTTGTCGGAAACCCTGAAAAATAAAGCAGATCTCTGCATGAGTAGAGGAAAAGCATTTGATCTTCTGAACTCAATTAACTCAGTTGACTGGTTTGTTCGTTCACAGAGcaatgtgatgccaacagcgtgggttcgattcccatgaggtcaccatgaaggactctccttctcaacctcttccctcacctgagatatgatggccctcaggttaaatcaccaccagttgtttgTCTCTCCAATGATAGAGCGGCCCCTATGGTCTGGGAAGACTATGGTGACATAACAACAATTAACTGTATGTCCAGGAAAAACAATGGAGGTGAGAGATGGATTTATTTGCATAGAAAATTTGAAAGTCAAAGGTAAAGTGTAAAACTGCAGGCTAGTGATGGGGCTGATGGTTACCAGGAATTAAAAAGAATAGACTGAAAGTGTAACCAGACGgctcaggtttaaggtgagaggggaaagatttgaaagcgaCCTGAGGGGGCAattttttccatgcagagggtggttcatgtgtggaatggactgccagaggacgtgATAGAGGTGGGAGCAATTACAGTTAAAAGACTACATTGATAGGAAACGtttaaagggaaatgggccaaacacaagcaaatgagACAAGTTCTGTTTTGGAGATCAGGGCAGCATGGATGAGCGAATGTCACATTGCACCAAGAATCCAGAACGAAGATAGGGAAATTTCATGACGAAACGACCTTTGTATCTTAATAATGGTTCGGAGTGAGGTGGATGAACTGAAGCCGTAAAGCGAGGTAAATGAAAATGAGGTCATCGCCATGATGGATACAAGGGGATCAGAACTAGAACttaacattcagggatatttAACATTTCAGGGGTACAGTAGGGATGGAAAGCACTGCTAATAAGAGATGAAATGAGGACAGTTGTGAGAGTCAATGTAGGCAGTTTAAGTTCCATTTGGACGGAGGTGAAACAGTAAGGGAAAGAAGACATTGCTCGGAGTTGTGAACTGACCTCCAAACTGTAACCAGTCTATGGGAAAGGCTACAAACTAACAAATAATAGGAGCATGTAAAAAGAACGGAGCATTAATTATGGATAATTAATCTTCATGTTGATTAGGTTAATCAGGTTGGAAACAGTAACTACAATAACAAATTCATAGGGGCATCAGGGATACTTTCTGAGAGCAATGTGGTACCCTCCATtctgtaggaactgttccagagtctatagaaccttggatgatgaccaccaatgcatccactctGTCTGGGTCCACCAGTACTCTGTGACATTGATTATCAGGCCCTACGGATTTATTTGCCTTCAATTGCCCAATCCCATTTTCTAAATAATACTGACTTTCTCACTAAACCCTGGGTGCCTTTGGTACGCTATCTATCTCCTCTTTTGTAAACACAGAACCAAAGCATGTATTTAGTTGGTCAGCCATTTTTTTTTGCTCCTGATTATAAATTCCTCTGTTCCTCATCATGAAAGATCTACATTTGTCTTTTacagtcagtttttatgttccTCACAAGCTCAACTCTATTTTCCCTTTCTTAATGGCTCCTTTTGCCTTACTTGCCTGAATTCGGAAGTGCTGCCACTCCTCAGGTCTGTTGTAGTTTTCTGGCCAAATTGTATGTCTCTCCCTCGGGTCTAACACTTGTAAGCCATGGTTTGGCCACCTTTCCCATTTTACTTTTGAACACAGATTGATCGATTGCTGCAACTTGCAATTGTTGCAAATAGGTGATGAATTCTTGAGAGTTAGACAACTTGTGCTTACATCCTGTGATCATTAATGCAGCTATCTGTGACTTCAAATCTCATTGTATTTGTTTGAAGGTGTGCAAACTGAGAGCCAAATGGCTTGTGCCCAGGTGTGACTAAACATTCTCCACTAAAGTAACGTCTAAGAATAAAGCTAGATAAAGAAATCTGCCTAGCGACaggcaatgaatactggcctTGCTCATgaggagaaaaataaattctgGACACATGGTATTCCAAATGGAATCTATTGATAGACTAGTGTTAAtcctggattctggatcagtggtgctagaagagcacagcagttcaggcagcatccaataagcagcgaaatcgacgtttcgggcaaaaccccttcatcaggaataaaggcagtgagctggaagcatggagagataagctagagggaggtgggggtggggagagagtagcatagagtacaatgggtgagtgggggaggggatgaaggtgataggtcagggaggagagggtggagtggatagttggaaaaggagctaggcaggtcggacaagtccggacaagtcatggggacagttaATCCTGGAATCAATTGATAGATTGAGGTTACATTGAACATAAACCAAACAATGATTGAAATTTACCACAAttagagatgaaaaatgtgttgctggaattcctgaagaagggcttaaacccaaaacgtcgattctcctgctccttggatactgcctgacctgctgcgcttgtccagcaacacatttttcagctctgatctccagcatctgcagtcctcactttctcctagttgatttacCACAATTAGTCAAGTGGTATCTGAACAAGGAAGTGTAAAGGCTCACGCTAAGGGTGTGCCTTTCACCACATCTTTTGATTAAATTAGTTTCCATCACGGTTTACTGAAGTTGTTCAAACAAAATGCGTTCATCAACATCCTCCTGGTTCAACCAGCCCCACTGTCTATAGCTCATCTGTGTGGTCTATATCAAGGGCTCACGCAGTGACAGTAGGAATGGGAAAAGGCTTCAGTTTGGATaggaacaggatgaggccattcagcccttcaattcTGCTATACCTTTAAATTGATCCAGCTAGATCTGTAACTTAAACTCATCCGAAATAGGGACAAACAGTAGGCTGTACAACCCCTCAAGGTGCCTCTGCCAATCAATAGGATCATTTGATTTGAAGTGTTATTGGCACATGTACTGAAATacggtgaaaagtattgttttgcgtgtTTCCAGCGTAATCATAAgtatatcagggtaatagaacagaatgcagaatatagtgttctAGCTACagtgaaggtgcagagaaagatcaacttaatatatgagaggtctgttcataagtctgagaACAGCAGGTAAGAAGCTGTTTTTAAATCTGTGGGCGTGTGTTTTCAGATTTTTGTAAcgtctgcccaatggaagaggggggaagggagtgggaggggtgaTGTTAGTTGCATTCCTGAGGCAGAGGGAAGTATAGGTGGAGTCAatagatgggaggctggtttgcgtgatgaACTGGCCTGTGTCATTTCttgcagtcctgggcagagcggtTGCcaaaccaagctgtgatgcatccggaTAAGATGCCTTCTATGGTCCATCAATAAAACTTGATAAAGAATCATTGTGAGTATGCCCAAATTCCTTAGCATTCTGAGGACATAGAAGCATTGGTGTGCTTTCTCCACGGCAGCGTCGATGTGGGTGGAGCAGGACAGATTGTTGTTGATATTTTCTCCTGGGAACTTGAAAAGTTCGACcacttccacctcagcaccactgaggcagacaggggtgtgtcctcCATTCCGCTTCCCGAAGccgatgaccagctccttcgttttgctgacattgagggagggtTTGTTCTCTTTCCACTCCAACCCACCATAAGTTGAACATAGGTTAGGAAGTGGGCAGGAACACCACCCAATCAGGCCCTGCTTTCTCCTCCTGGTCACTCAGTCTGACAGTCATCACCCTCCCGTCAAAAAGGTTCACTCCGACATTTCACTTccaccattttttttttaaaatactcaCTGGACTAAAATAACAAGTTGAAATTGGAACTCATTCCATGACCTCAATGTCAGACAATACTGAAGGGTAAACATTTACAGCACTTTTAATGCAGTCCATGTGTGGGTTTTCCTGAGGCTGTTGACAAAGCAGATTGGGTCAAAAATTTAAAATCTGAGTGATCCGAGGTACAGCAGCAAGTTGGACCCAAACTTACCTCAGTAATCGGAAGCAAATATAATGGTCAACAAGGTGTTCATGTGATACGTCAGTACGGGATCTCTTGTTTTTTGTTTATTGTCTGTGATAAAGACTGAAACATTGAGAGCCGTGATGAACAATTGTGCAGGTGATCTAAACCTCGGGAATGATAGTGAGGAGAGAAAGTTCTAgaccttgggggggggggttaatgGACAGCTCAGATGGACAATGGCTGAAAGCTGACAAATGGAGTCAGTTCAGAGCAGCTCAAAGCAGGCGAGGGAATGCAGAACCAATGCTGGGGTGGTAAATAGTGGAGTATCTCTGTGGGGGAAGCACACCAGTTACATAAAGTGGTCATGGGAAATGTCATTATCTAAGACATGGGGCTGAATCCTGCAGCCTTTACATAGTGTCAATCTCGCTGAGTTTCATTAAGGGTTTCCCTCGCAAGGCCTAGCCAGTTACCTCTTCACCGTATCTTCCCAAATTCACCTCATTGACTATCTGCCTGTCACTACGGCGACCCCATCGTCTGGTTCTGGCCTCATTCTACCACCGTAACCTGGACTAATCTCCCACTGTCAGGATATCTTGGAATGAACCAGCATCCCTGGCCCCCGGTGCCATCTTTATGTGGGAAAACATCTGCCACCCAAAATAGGCCCCACAAAagcaaactaggagaaagtgaggactgcagatgctgcggatcagagcttaaaaatgtgttgctggaaaagcgcagcaggtcaggcagcatccaaggaccaggagaatcgacatttcgggcatgagcccttcttcaggaatgaggaaagtgtgtccagcaggctaagataaaaggtagggaggagggacttgggggaggggagttggaaatgcgataggtggaaggaggtcaaggtgagggtgataggccggagtgggatgagggcggagaggtcaggaagaagattgcaggttaggaaggcgtgCTGAGTTCaagagatttgactgagacaaggtggggggaggagaaatgaggaaactggagaaatctgagttcatcccttgtggtttgagggttcctaggtggaagatgaggcgctcttcctccagtcatcgtgttgctatggtctggcgaaagaggagtccaaggacctgcatgtccttggtggagtgggagggggagttgaagtgttgagccacggggtggttgggttggttggtccgggcgtcccagaggcgttctctgaaacgttctgcaagtaggcggcctgtctccccaatatagaggaggccacatcgggtgcagcggatgctgtaaatgatgtgtatggaggtgcaggtgaatttgtggtggatatggaaggattccttggggccttggagggaagtaagggggaaggtgtgggcgcaaggtttgcatttcttgcggttgcaggggaaggtgctgggagtggaagttgggttggtggggggtgtggacctgacgagggagtcacggagggagtggtcttttcggaacactgataggggaggggagggaaatatatctctggtggtggggtccgtttggaggtggcggaaataatgacggatgatacgatgtatatgaaggttggtggggtagtatatgaggaccagtggggttctctcctggtggcgattggaggggcggtgctcaagggcggaggagcgggacgtgaaggagatgcagtggagggcatcgtcgatcacgtctggggggatcaCCACCTTTTcgtccgctacatcgatgactgtatcggcgctgcctcgtgctcccacgaggaggttgaacagttcattcacttcaccaacaccttccaacccgacctcaaatttacctggactgtctcagactcctccttccccttcctagacctttccatttctatctcgggcgaccgaatcaacacggacatttactataaaccaaccgactcccacagctacctcgactacacctcctcccaccctgccccctgtaaaagcgccatcccatattcccaattccttcgtctctgccgcatctgctcccgggaggaccagttccaacaccgtacagcccagacggcctcctccttcaaagaccgcaatttccctccaaCTGTACCAAAAACACCCAGAATGTCTCAGCAGGGACCAAGCAGGCTGACAAACGGAACTAGACAGCacccgcagacaagggaatacacttcccaGCACCCACTAACAATGTCAGAGCGACACAGCTATCCCAAAGGCCcgagggcagtttcacaaccccgcaataccaaagccacacagacagcaggtcaGACTGAGAGGCGCCAGCAAGAGCATTGCTCCCAGAAcaagacaatggaagcacctcaccacttcagaggagacattagcACCTACCTGCAAGGAGGAACTGAAGCTCCGAGCCCATCGAAACTGTCAAAATGTTACATTGTGTAAGGAATTAGGACATGCATCCgataactgttttccaattagcaCCATTGTAACTAGATTATTCCTTCTCCCGATATATtgtattttccccatttctaattaGCCTTATTGTGCAGGATTATTATTAAAAATGGCTTCTTCCTCAGCTCGAGGGGGAGAATTCTGATCTCGCTGCACAGACTGTCAGTGCTGTGTCAGCCTAGTCAGTTTCTCTCCCGGCGATATCACTTGTAACAACCAGCTCATCAATTTCACCCGATCTGGCTTGTGTGCTCTCTGCtttattgggcaaatttctccgaCACTTTAAAAGGCCGCCATGGACCCAGGCAAGTGCCATCGGTCCAAGGTTGCCCCTGACATTTAGTGCAGACATGACAGAGAAGGGAAGGTTGTTGACAGTCTTTGTGGGAAGGGACCTGGAAGTCATGGTGGATGATAGGCTGCAGGGGCACGGTGTCCTCCCCCCAACGAGCAGCAGTGGGAGGCCACGGGCAAGAGGACCTTGCCAACCTGGTCCAAGGTTGCAACTTGGGTCGAGCTGGAAACAGCCAGGAAGAATGTGAATgccactatcttctctctctgATACCTTATACTCACTCTGCCTCTGCTTAcgcaccccacctcccaccaagtctCATGAGGTTTACCGCTCTCCCCATTGCCAGGGACACCTTCCCGTACTCGATCCCATCCTCTGACAGCACTAACCCAGCATGCCATGTGTGCTGCCCACTCAGGACAGCTCCCCACCTACTGTAACAGTTGTGCCACCCACTTCCATCTCCCATAATCCCAACCTACCTCACTCTCTTTTCCCAGgaggaaaaaaaacccacagtGGAGCAGAAAGACCCAAGCTGGGTTGTGGGTTGCCTGATATGTAGTACCTCGCCCTGCATCTGGACAGCATCTGACTTTGACCGCTCCAAGTGCTGACTGACAgtgtccaagcccctggactggtaTGCGAGGCTGCCCCTGACTCATTGTGTCAGGAACCCCTGAGTGACAGCTAGCTCCCTTGATGTGATTGAGGACTGCTTACAACCATGATAAACGTCCT
This genomic window from Hemiscyllium ocellatum isolate sHemOce1 chromosome 43, sHemOce1.pat.X.cur, whole genome shotgun sequence contains:
- the LOC132835010 gene encoding carbohydrate sulfotransferase 3-like, producing the protein MRVRSKYAIILFFVAALVIIEKENNIISRVSDKLTLKFPPVDLVGLNSSISARALTENDSLLAGTSSSVLNCASPRAAVKWEDSRGPSGRRHLILMATTRTGSSFVGEFFNQNGDIFYLFEPLWHVERTVTFEPKGANAVASSIVYRDVVQQLLLCDLYVLENFLLPMPERHVTAFLFRRGSSRSLCEGAVCTPPKRGAGGSSERFPCRLRRCGLLNLTLATQACRQKQHVAMKTVRLRQLEFLRPLVEDLRMDLRVIQLVRDPRAVLASRMVAFPGKYEAWKKWADQGVVPDDEELAKLRGNCESLRASAQLGLSQPAWLKDRFLLMRYEDVALEPVKRAHEMYRFAGISITPEVKKWIHINTQSSPGSDNLYSTHKNSSEQFEKWRLALPFKIAEVVQKVCEPTMKLFGYKLVRDAETLANRSASLLEDRRHFGMV